The following coding sequences lie in one Apium graveolens cultivar Ventura chromosome 1, ASM990537v1, whole genome shotgun sequence genomic window:
- the LOC141714711 gene encoding uncharacterized protein LOC141714711: MRTLMRNQAGFETVSESPLSLVLEKACIDRTLKTSALDHFDGSSNPLAFLNTFDGRMAFFGHSEIARCQFFSTCLQGTALRWYSNLPPRSIDSWTTLKSKFQARFSSNYKGIKVTASLMTMHQRSGESLRSFLTRFREEITEIPDLIEQMAVNFLTAGIDKSRHGILLEEIFEKRPKTLQAAFQIIEHRMMLQEAVSCIQSPRRSSKYERRRSYSPRSPARERRRERRRSPPPHTSDLPPRDRRERDWQSHNRSKKEFTKLNTEKTTILAVLKIEPDYRPPRPIKPGRPPSSRYCEYHEDTGHITEQCFQHSNLIEGKIRRGQLVHYVQHDDEPRRHHRGEDDRVIDVIFGGVATGGLSHNSRKIYAREVLNVNPSAAKRPRTNPSPVISFSDDDYRPGLIEGHQDALVITTRVGNNTVKKMLVDNGSSVDVLYHHAFSRMDIGDRRLENSRTPLYGFTGNEVHVVGTIDMPILFGSPPCQIWKMVKFHVISASSSFNAILGRTTITALRAITSISHLKMKFPTDFGVGEMIGDQVTTRECYLTTVSPRKKTEEELEVNQVLDIDPRELIDTSTSNSCSPLEETEDIEVFEGNPDKTTRIGKNLSSDLKKEITNLIREFSDIFAWAPTDMPGIPETIAQHSLHISRGTRPVRQKQRIFSAEKRAAIDQEVDRLLNAGFIEPVQFPTWISNVVLVKKSNGKWRMCIDYSDVNRACPKDFYPLPNIDQLIDATAGNELLSFMDAFLGYNQIKMDSHDWQQTAFITHRGVFGYKVMSFGLINAGATFQQTMDKIFSSQIGRNMLIYVDDMITKSKVAFDHVTDLREMFTNAMKGIEADPAQTKAILEMSKPRSIKDLQKLTGCIAALRRFIPQSSKRCLPFFSAMKKASRSSQFEWNEDCERNFMELKMFLTNPPVLTRPLTGEPLRVYLSASDETVATVLVRVDEGKDVPVYYISHSLRDAETRYPQVEKLVYALVVASRKLRHYFQAREIHVLTNLPLKRILHKPDITGRLVAWTIELSQFYIEYKPRTAIKAQVLSDFVAECQFQSKTHKPEEDQSRPWLLFVDGSSTSNSGGAGVILISPEGFKIQQALKFGFSATNNVAEYEALIAGLKLASDLEAEVIDIFGDSQLVSKQISGEFKTYNERMARYLTRTQELLSKFPSWKMLNVDREENQWADSLAKLASSNLPTNLNPTYVDILETPSIDEVSINQIQARFDWRQPFLEYIIPKAKASKKRGFTSQVA, from the exons ATGCGTACCTTGATGAGAAATCAGGCAGGCTTTGAAACCGTTTCCGAGAGCCCCCTATCATTAGTGCTTGAGAAGGCGTGCATCGACAGGACGTTGAAGACATCTGCTCTCGATCATTTCGACGGATCCTCGAACCCGTTAGCATTTCTAAACACATTTGATGGTCGCATGGCTTTCTTCGGCCACTCAGAGATCGCTAGGTGTCAGTTCTTCTCCACTTGCCTCCAAGGAACGGCTCTCCGATGGTACAGTAACTTGCCACCTCGGTCAATCGACTCGTGGACAACTCTGAAAAGCAAGTTTCAGGCCCGATTTTCCAGCAActacaaaggaatcaaagttacAGCATCCTTGATGACAATGCACCAACGCTCTGGCGAAAGTCTCCGAAGTTTCCTAACCAGGTTCAGAGAAGAGATAACAGAAATTCCAGACTTAATAGAACAGATGGCTGTCAATTTCCTGACAGCCGGCATCGATAAGTCTAGGCATGGCATTCTTTTAGAAGAGATCTTTGAAAAAAGGCCGAAAACTTTACAGGCCGCGTTCCAGATTATAGAACACCGCATGATGCTTCAAGAAGCGGTAAGCTGTATACAATCTCCACGGAGGTCATCAAAATATGAACGACGCCGAAGCTACAGTCCACGATCCCCCGCGAGGGAAAGGCGCCGAGAGCGCCGTAGGTCTCCCCCACCACACACTTCGGACCTTCCCCCGAGGGATAGAAGGGAAAGAGATTGGCAATCCCATAATCGATCTAAAAAAGAGTTCACTAAACTCAACACCGAAAAAACGACAATTTTGGCGGTATTAAAAATAGAACCGGATTATCGCCCTCCAAGACCCATTAAACCAGGAAGACCCCCAAGCTCCAGATATTGTGAATATCATGAAGACACTGGCCATATAACGGAGCAATGTTTTCAGCATAGCAACCTCATCGAAGGAAAAATTCGTCGAGGACAACTAGTCCATTATGTGCAGCACGATGATGAACCCAGACGCCACCATCGAGGCGAAGACGATCGAGTAATCGACGTTATTTTTGGTGGCGTAGCCACCGGAGGTCTCTCCCACAACTCTCGCAAGATTTATGCTCGAGAAGTCCTTAATGTCAATCCCTCGGCAGCTAAACGCCCTCGAACGAATCCCTCCCCAGTCATCTCTTTCTCCGATGATGATTATCGTCCCGGTCTCATCGAAGGCCATCAAGATGCTCTAGTCATCACAACACGTGTGGGAAACAACACGGTTAAGAAAATGCTGGTCGATAATGGTAGCTCTGTCGACGTGTTATATCATCACGCTTTTTCCCGAATGGACATAGGAGATCGAAGACTCGAGAACTCCCGAACCCCATTATACGGGTTTACAGGAAATGAGGTTCACGTGGTAGGAACCATCGACATGCCAATACTTTTTGGTTCCCCACCCTGTCAGATTTGGAAAATGGTCAAATTCCATGTGATTAGTGCTTCCTCAAGCTTTAACGCTATTTTGGGACGAACAACGATCACCGCACTCCGAGCTATAACATCTATCTCCCACTTAAAAATGAAATTCCCCACAGATTTCGGTGTGGGAGAAATGATTGGTGATCAGGTAACAACAAGAGAATGCTACCTAACCACAGTCTCTCCAAGGAAAAAGACAGAGGAAGAGTTAGAAGTCAATCAGGTACTTGACATCGACCCAAGAGAATTGATCGACACATCCACAAGCAATTCATGCTCCCCTCTCGAGGAAACAGAAGATATAGAAGTATTTGAAGGAAACCCCGATAAAACAACAAGAATTGGCAAGAATCTCTCATCGGACCTTAAAAAAGAAATCACAAACCTCATCCGGGAATTCTCCGATATTTTTGCTTGGGCCCCAACAGACATGCCTGGCATCCCAGAGACCATTGCTCAACATTCGTTGCACATCAGTAGGGGCACCAGGCCTGTGCGACAGAAACAACGCATATTCTCGGCCGAGAAAAGAGCAGCCATCGACCAAGAGGTCGACAGACTCCTCAACGCCGGTTTCATCGAGCCCGTGCAATTCCCCACATGGATATCAAACGTGGTTCTGGTTAAGAAGAGCAATGGGAAGTGGAGAATGTGCATTGATTACTCAGATGTGAATAGGGCATGCCCCAAAGATTTTTACCCTTTGCCCAACATCGACCAACTCATCGACGCCACAGCGGGAAATGAACTACTGTCCTTTATGGACGCCTTTTTGGGATATAATCAAATTAAAATGGATTCCCATGACTGGCAACAAACCGCTTTCATCACTCACAGGGGGGTCTTTGGATACAAAGTAATGTCCTTCGGGTTAATCAATGCGGGCGCTACTTTTCAGCAGACGATGGATAAAATATTCTCCTCACAGATAGGGAGAAACATGCTAATATACGTCGATGACATGATCACAAAGTCAAAAGTTGCCTTCGACCATGTGACAGACCTTCGAGAAATGTTCACCAACGCAATG AAAGGCATCGAGGCCGATCCAGCTCAGACAAAAGCTATTCTAGAAATGAGCAAACCAAGATCCATTAAAGACTTACAAAAGCTCACAGGGTGTATAGCCGCTCTTCGAAGGTTCATCCCTCAATCTTCGAAGAGGTGCCTACCATTTTTCTCTGCAATGAAAAAAGCTTCCAGATCATCACAGTTTGAATGGAACGAAGATTGTGAGAGAAATTTCATGGAGTTAAAGATGTTTTTGACAAATCCTCCAGTTTTAACACGACCTTTAACAGGCGAGCCGCTACGGGTATATCTCTCAGCTTCTGACGAAACTGTCGCGACAGTATTGGTCCGTGTCGATGAGGGAAAAGATGTCCCTGTGTATTACATCAGTCACTCACTCCGAGATGCGGAAACAAGATACCCTCAAGTCGAGAAACTCGTATACGCTCTCGTTGTCGCGAGTCGTAAGCTACGTCATTATTTTCAAGCAAGAGAAATTCATGTTCTGACCAATCTTCCCCTGAAAAGAATCCTGCATAAGCCCGACATAACAGGTAGGCTCGTTGCTTGGACCATTGAGTTAAGCCAGTTCTACATCGAGTATAAACCTCGAACGGCGATCAAGGCCCAAGTTCTCTCAGATTTCGTCGCCGAATGCCAGTTCCAATCCAAGACACACAAACCTGAAGAGGATCAGTCTCGTCCGTGGCTTCTGTTCGTTGATGGTTCCTCGACATCCAACTCTGGAGGAGCAGGGGTCATACTAATCAGTCcagaaggattcaaaattcaacaGGCTCTCAAGTTCGGGTTCTCCGCCACAAACAACGTGGCCGAGTACGAGGCACTCATCGCCGGGCTAAAGCTCGCATCCGATCTCGAAGCAGAGGTCATTGACATATTTGGGGATTCTCAGTTGGTTTCCAAACAGATAAGTGGCGAATTTAAGACGTATAATGAAAGGATGGCCCGATATTTAACAAGAACACAAGAGCTTCTTAGCAAATTCCCTTCATGGAAAATGTTAAACGTCGACAGGGAGGAGAACCAGTGGGCCGACTCTCTAGCCAAACTAGCCTCTTCCAACCTCCCCACTAATCTTAACCCAACATACGTCGACATTTTGGAGACCCCCTCCATCGACGAAGTATCAATCAATCAAATCCAGGCTAGGTTCGACTGGCGCCAACCCTTCCTTGAGTACATTATCCCAAAAGCTAAGGCTAGTAAAAAACGTGGGTTTACAAGTCAAGTTGCCTGA